Proteins from a single region of Lentimicrobium saccharophilum:
- a CDS encoding pirin family protein, producing MYNTSIIRIRPLGFQWETSDPFLFCLHHLDDYPAGNAELGPAASLAGRNLGQDFTLKDGWRMYHGQKVPGFPAHPHRGFETVTVVLKGFVDHSDSHGAAGRYGNGDVQWMTAGSGLQHAEMFPLLKGEERNQLELYQIWINLPQSKKMADPYYTMLWNEEIPEVSVVDEEGRVTTVRLIAGALNGVVPPPPAPDSWAAGPGNEVAIWTINMEAGAKWALPPAVNPVNRTLYFNTGASLKVSGVEVQPYHAIELFPGQTTTIENGSAPAKLLMLQGRPIHEPVVQYGPFVMNTEQEIYQAFADFRETQFGGWPWHRTDPVHPPAKGRFATFAGGSSIEK from the coding sequence ATGTATAACACTTCCATCATCCGTATCCGGCCACTGGGATTTCAGTGGGAAACCAGCGATCCTTTTCTCTTTTGTCTGCATCACCTCGACGATTACCCGGCCGGGAATGCGGAACTGGGGCCGGCAGCATCGCTGGCAGGCCGTAACCTGGGTCAGGATTTTACCCTGAAAGACGGCTGGCGTATGTATCACGGGCAGAAGGTGCCGGGATTTCCGGCCCATCCGCACCGGGGCTTCGAAACGGTGACGGTGGTTTTAAAGGGATTTGTGGATCATTCCGATTCTCACGGAGCCGCCGGTCGCTACGGAAACGGCGATGTGCAGTGGATGACCGCCGGCAGCGGACTTCAGCATGCCGAGATGTTCCCCCTGCTGAAAGGGGAGGAGCGCAATCAGCTGGAACTTTACCAGATATGGATCAATCTTCCGCAATCAAAGAAAATGGCCGACCCCTATTATACCATGCTGTGGAATGAAGAGATCCCGGAAGTGTCCGTTGTGGATGAGGAGGGCCGTGTGACCACCGTCAGGCTGATTGCCGGAGCGCTGAACGGGGTTGTTCCGCCGCCTCCGGCCCCCGATTCGTGGGCAGCCGGTCCCGGCAACGAGGTCGCCATCTGGACCATCAATATGGAAGCCGGGGCAAAATGGGCGCTGCCGCCGGCCGTAAATCCTGTAAACAGAACCCTCTATTTCAACACCGGTGCATCGCTGAAAGTTTCAGGGGTGGAGGTGCAACCTTATCATGCCATTGAATTGTTCCCGGGCCAGACCACCACGATCGAAAACGGAAGCGCACCCGCGAAATTGCTGATGCTGCAGGGCCGCCCCATCCATGAGCCGGTGGTTCAGTACGGGCCCTTCGTAATGAATACGGAACAGGAGATCTACCAGGCCTTCGCCGATTTCAGGGAAACACAGTTCGGCGGCTGGCCCTGGCACCGGACCGATCCCGTGCATCCCCCGGCAAAAGGGAGGTTTGCCACCTTTGCCGGTGGCAGCAGCATAGAAAAGTAG
- a CDS encoding metallophosphoesterase, with amino-acid sequence MKPFLRLLSAFSVLLSLCLVASCDKSDPKDAEINPFSNGGNERNMIVVISDLHLGADLAYAECKNNLPSLEKLLKQIKASQNVKELVIAGDLLDEWFVPAPVDTYQGKDQEDFVRRIAAANKGVMDMLNSIIQDEKILVTYVPGNHDLTITEASVELILPGINQERDPELGLGTYSPAGYPGIAIEHGHRYNFFCAPDPISNQDIAPGTILPPGYFFTRIAALHVSQGTPATAVETPPVVTENTTGGESQSLLFEYWKLWNWTLNTFKIENTFEEKIIATNLNGFTGSYSVNDVLPYQTTPEGPINVNLYNGIQDSWIERQARNNVAVMIPAQQAIANAAAGSETDIQATTQYFLNPESEVRIVVFGHTHIPKIEASVDHRGLKTIYANSGTWIDHNKLHPSAMNFVVITPQSDDASSQTLVKLYGFKDEIVAELATDSLRL; translated from the coding sequence ATGAAACCCTTTCTGAGATTATTGAGTGCATTTTCCGTGCTGCTGTCCTTATGTTTAGTTGCATCATGCGATAAGTCAGATCCCAAAGATGCTGAAATCAACCCATTCAGCAATGGGGGAAATGAGCGGAATATGATTGTGGTAATCAGTGATTTGCACCTGGGCGCGGACCTTGCATATGCCGAATGCAAAAATAACCTGCCATCGCTTGAAAAACTGCTTAAACAGATCAAAGCATCTCAGAATGTCAAAGAACTGGTAATTGCCGGAGACCTGCTGGACGAATGGTTTGTTCCGGCTCCGGTTGATACTTATCAGGGAAAGGATCAGGAAGATTTTGTCCGGCGCATTGCCGCAGCCAACAAAGGCGTGATGGATATGCTGAACAGCATTATTCAGGATGAGAAAATCCTGGTAACCTATGTCCCGGGAAATCATGACCTTACCATAACAGAGGCAAGCGTTGAGCTGATCTTACCGGGGATTAACCAGGAACGGGATCCGGAATTGGGTTTAGGCACTTACTCACCGGCCGGTTATCCCGGAATAGCCATAGAGCATGGGCACCGCTACAATTTCTTCTGCGCACCCGACCCGATATCAAATCAGGATATCGCGCCGGGAACAATCCTGCCTCCGGGATACTTTTTCACAAGAATAGCCGCGCTTCACGTATCGCAAGGGACACCGGCCACAGCCGTGGAAACCCCTCCGGTGGTTACGGAAAATACCACAGGCGGTGAAAGCCAAAGCCTGCTTTTCGAATACTGGAAATTGTGGAACTGGACCCTGAACACTTTTAAAATAGAAAATACATTTGAGGAGAAAATCATTGCGACGAATCTGAATGGATTCACAGGATCGTATTCTGTAAACGATGTGCTGCCTTACCAGACTACCCCGGAGGGCCCTATCAATGTCAATCTGTATAATGGAATACAAGACAGCTGGATAGAAAGGCAGGCCCGCAACAACGTCGCTGTTATGATTCCTGCACAGCAAGCCATCGCGAACGCAGCAGCCGGAAGCGAGACGGATATTCAGGCGACAACCCAGTACTTTTTAAATCCGGAATCAGAAGTCAGAATCGTCGTTTTCGGGCATACCCATATCCCTAAAATTGAAGCGTCGGTTGACCACCGGGGACTGAAAACAATTTATGCAAACTCGGGTACATGGATTGATCATAATAAACTGCACCCTTCGGCAATGAACTTTGTAGTGATCACCCCGCAGAGCGATGACGCCTCCTCCCAGACCCTCGTTAAACTCTATGGTTTTAAAGATGAAATCGTTGCCGAACTGGCTACGGATTCCTTGAGACTCTAA
- a CDS encoding AAA family ATPase translates to MKEKFNEEEKGLDEDQISSDVEYYIANEREIQRRRKGIESQINIDIIIKRLNDWIQQQIIIGSSIGQINMNSIYLDLIYELLKAKKVKTQSIDKEPVLRSFDVIDEKIKEYSMFGLVNELDFSKIKAILSTTTEEQLFSAFPIIESFISTLNARLDALKKIHEIILSLINSVNTYFSNKRLSYNIKTGFIVKYITGEDINFNVLSSGEKQLLILLCNVIIASERATIFIIDEPELSLNIKWQRQLLQTLLTLNKEGHVQFLIATHSIELLTTFNNYTIKLESKR, encoded by the coding sequence ATGAAAGAGAAATTCAACGAAGAAGAAAAGGGATTAGATGAAGACCAAATCTCTTCTGATGTTGAATATTATATTGCAAATGAAAGAGAAATTCAACGAAGAAGAAAAGGGATTGAAAGCCAAATTAATATAGATATAATCATAAAACGACTTAATGATTGGATTCAACAACAAATAATAATTGGATCGAGCATCGGTCAAATAAATATGAATTCAATATATCTTGACCTAATATATGAGTTATTAAAAGCAAAGAAAGTAAAAACACAATCTATTGATAAAGAACCGGTATTAAGATCATTTGATGTTATTGACGAAAAAATTAAGGAATATTCAATGTTCGGATTAGTAAATGAACTTGATTTTTCAAAAATTAAAGCAATCTTAAGTACAACGACTGAAGAGCAATTATTCTCTGCATTTCCGATTATTGAGTCATTTATTTCAACATTAAACGCTAGATTAGATGCATTAAAAAAGATCCATGAAATTATTCTTAGCCTGATTAACAGTGTCAATACATACTTCTCAAATAAGAGATTATCATATAATATTAAAACCGGATTTATTGTTAAATATATAACCGGTGAGGATATTAATTTTAATGTTCTTTCATCGGGAGAAAAGCAGTTGCTTATTTTATTATGTAATGTAATTATAGCATCTGAGCGCGCAACAATTTTTATTATTGATGAACCAGAGCTATCACTTAATATAAAATGGCAACGACAATTACTACAAACCTTATTGACACTAAATAAAGAGGGACATGTTCAATTTTTAATTGCTACTCATTCTATTGAGTTACTAACTACATTTAACAACTATACTATTAAGCTAGAATCAAAAAGGTGA
- a CDS encoding sensor histidine kinase, producing MSNHINTLLADSKPDKKLLEDYKLISANSLAVSILNGIPTGTIILNPERELVFANNAFLKLYEIRDIRQFLGFRPGDLLGCQNLKTAKNGCGTSDKCKVCAALKSISSAIETGTGAEEGIFNTQNGMLNLQVDTEKITINDREFILMSLQDISSEKKRLLLERIFYHDILNTAHNISGMVELLASGDFEDSREEFLGMLLKSSSRLIDEINTHRLISYDQFIEQINPPETVNSMQFIDEMFAEFKPYTTGQYDLKLDKRSEDFNFSTQKVILKRVITNMIKNAFEAEDDHGPVTTGIIPLREKGAMLWVHNPSYMNEDVQLQIFNRSFSTKGNDRGLGTYSMKLLTEKYLKGKIYFTSTPSSGTTFMVEIPG from the coding sequence ATGAGCAACCATATAAATACCTTACTCGCTGATTCTAAGCCGGATAAAAAACTACTCGAAGACTACAAATTAATCAGTGCGAACTCCCTGGCAGTTTCAATCCTGAATGGTATTCCGACCGGCACCATCATCCTTAATCCGGAAAGGGAACTTGTTTTCGCCAACAATGCTTTTCTGAAACTTTACGAAATAAGGGATATCAGACAATTCCTGGGATTCAGACCGGGCGATCTGCTAGGTTGCCAGAATCTTAAAACAGCCAAAAACGGATGCGGCACTTCAGACAAATGCAAGGTATGTGCCGCGCTTAAGTCGATCAGTTCCGCCATTGAAACAGGAACCGGCGCGGAAGAGGGGATTTTCAACACCCAGAACGGAATGCTGAATTTACAGGTCGACACGGAAAAAATAACCATCAACGACCGGGAGTTTATCCTGATGAGCCTGCAGGATATCAGCAGTGAGAAAAAACGCCTGCTGCTGGAGAGAATCTTCTACCACGACATCCTGAACACCGCCCATAATATCAGCGGAATGGTGGAATTACTCGCCTCGGGCGATTTTGAAGACAGTAGGGAAGAATTTCTTGGCATGCTGCTAAAATCCTCATCCAGACTGATCGATGAAATCAACACCCACCGCCTGATTTCGTATGACCAGTTTATCGAGCAGATCAATCCGCCCGAAACCGTCAATTCCATGCAGTTCATCGATGAAATGTTCGCGGAATTCAAGCCTTACACCACCGGACAGTATGATCTTAAACTGGACAAGAGAAGCGAGGATTTTAACTTTTCCACCCAGAAAGTTATCCTCAAAAGGGTGATCACCAATATGATCAAAAATGCTTTTGAAGCAGAAGACGATCATGGCCCGGTAACCACCGGCATCATCCCCCTGCGCGAAAAGGGAGCCATGCTCTGGGTGCACAACCCCTCTTACATGAATGAAGACGTCCAGCTTCAGATATTTAACCGTTCTTTCTCGACAAAGGGAAATGACAGGGGGCTGGGAACCTACAGCATGAAACTGCTCACCGAAAAATACCTGAAGGGAAAAATTTACTTCACCAGCACCCCCTCCTCGGGCACAACCTTTATGGTTGAAATTCCCGGATAA
- a CDS encoding DUF4435 domain-containing protein, which produces MSTDYKRKIEEVITLYKLEPEICDLWVEGPSDSYFYGHFMSRMGSKICIIKGLETLDCSTYFEAYPTLNSNREKGIFFSNLLNQQIKNDLRVRIIVDKDLESLVNRDPPSKFTLYTDFSSIEMYLFNEVVFSKIFEIGLNGFPIRPSETIRAFENILVDFFVFRCARFLLDNSAILVSLETNVVIEKHGLIKFDFNDYLSKFLNRNNLLFKREIYLEKINELKKNINQDLRNYMHGHDFVNLFFKYVNRIKNNDNFKIDNFSKALFLAVELAELRKYNLFNNLEKVYKN; this is translated from the coding sequence ATGTCAACAGATTATAAGCGTAAGATTGAAGAAGTTATAACACTTTATAAGTTAGAACCAGAAATTTGTGATTTATGGGTTGAAGGTCCTAGTGATTCTTACTTTTATGGGCATTTTATGAGCCGCATGGGCTCGAAGATTTGCATTATTAAAGGACTTGAGACTTTGGACTGCTCAACTTATTTTGAAGCATATCCCACATTGAATTCGAATAGAGAAAAGGGCATATTTTTTTCAAACCTGCTAAATCAACAAATAAAGAATGATTTACGAGTAAGAATTATTGTGGATAAAGACTTAGAATCACTAGTTAATAGAGACCCCCCATCAAAGTTTACACTTTATACAGACTTCTCATCAATTGAAATGTATTTATTCAATGAAGTTGTTTTCTCTAAAATTTTTGAAATAGGACTGAATGGCTTCCCAATAAGGCCCAGTGAAACAATTCGTGCCTTTGAGAACATCCTCGTAGATTTTTTTGTATTTAGATGTGCACGGTTCCTTTTAGACAATTCAGCAATTCTTGTTTCTTTAGAAACAAATGTAGTAATTGAAAAACATGGATTGATAAAGTTCGATTTCAATGACTACCTATCTAAATTCTTGAATAGGAATAACCTGCTTTTCAAAAGAGAGATATATTTAGAAAAAATCAATGAGCTAAAGAAGAATATTAATCAAGATTTAAGAAATTACATGCATGGGCACGATTTTGTAAACTTATTTTTTAAGTATGTAAATAGAATAAAAAACAACGATAATTTTAAAATCGATAATTTTTCCAAAGCACTATTCCTAGCAGTTGAATTGGCTGAGTTGAGAAAATATAATCTTTTCAATAACTTGGAAAAAGTCTATAAAAATTAA
- a CDS encoding LemA family protein, producing MKKSLVTLLVVAGAILLIVVSLTGRYNRLITLEEGVTAAWSQVENVYQRRADLIPNLVNTVKGYADFEQKTLTQVIEARAKATSVTIDPTNMTEASMQQFQQAQDGLGSALSRLMVVIERYPDLKANQNFMDLQAQLEGTENRITVERRAFNETAQAYNTQIRRFPNNILAGIFGFDKKAYFQAESGAEQAPEVQF from the coding sequence ATGAAAAAATCATTAGTAACCCTGTTGGTGGTTGCCGGAGCCATTCTGCTGATCGTTGTTTCGCTTACCGGCCGTTACAACCGCCTCATCACCCTCGAAGAAGGCGTAACCGCAGCCTGGTCGCAGGTTGAAAATGTGTATCAGCGTCGTGCCGACCTGATCCCCAACCTGGTAAATACCGTGAAAGGCTATGCAGATTTTGAGCAGAAAACCCTGACCCAGGTGATCGAAGCAAGGGCCAAAGCTACCAGCGTAACCATAGACCCCACCAACATGACAGAAGCCAGTATGCAGCAGTTTCAGCAGGCCCAGGACGGTCTGGGATCGGCCTTGTCGAGGCTGATGGTGGTGATTGAGCGTTACCCGGATCTGAAAGCAAATCAGAACTTTATGGACCTGCAGGCTCAGCTTGAAGGCACCGAAAACCGCATTACCGTGGAACGTCGCGCTTTCAACGAAACCGCCCAGGCTTACAACACCCAGATCAGGAGATTCCCGAACAACATCCTGGCCGGCATTTTCGGTTTTGACAAGAAAGCTTATTTCCAGGCTGAAAGCGGAGCAGAGCAGGCTCCTGAAGTACAGTTCTGA
- a CDS encoding TPM domain-containing protein, giving the protein MPTSAKNFFTREEQEDIKQAILDAELDTSGEIRVHIENKFKGDILKRAASIFQLLEMDKTDQRNGVLFYLSIQNRSFAIIGDEGINTVVPEDFWENTKQILINHFREGQFADGIIEGIHEAGKQLKKHFPYTSSDVNELSDEISFGNN; this is encoded by the coding sequence ATGCCTACAAGCGCCAAAAACTTCTTCACCCGCGAAGAGCAGGAGGATATCAAGCAGGCCATCCTGGATGCGGAACTCGATACCTCCGGGGAAATAAGGGTTCATATCGAGAACAAATTCAAAGGGGATATCCTGAAAAGGGCGGCCTCCATCTTTCAGTTGCTCGAAATGGATAAAACCGATCAGCGGAACGGGGTACTGTTTTATCTTTCCATACAGAACCGCTCCTTTGCCATTATCGGCGATGAGGGCATCAATACCGTGGTGCCCGAAGATTTCTGGGAGAACACCAAGCAGATCCTGATCAACCATTTCCGCGAAGGACAATTTGCCGATGGGATTATTGAAGGAATTCATGAGGCCGGCAAACAACTCAAGAAACATTTTCCATATACATCCAGCGATGTCAATGAGTTATCAGACGAAATCTCTTTCGGGAATAATTAA
- a CDS encoding AAA family ATPase, whose product MENQITSKQDLAIKEIIVEKLFGYFDYRLTNTNTESIENQLLILYGDNGSGKTTILKLIFYLLSSKDKSGHKSKIAQTKFKKFSVILNCGIEIGALRTDGDLGSFNYYIKKKTKILFEVYLKASQDLSIKLDEDAPENVKFKLMLSYLRSLNLLIFYLSDERKALDSLTSVELDEDQISSDVEYYIANEREIQRRRKGIR is encoded by the coding sequence ATGGAAAATCAAATTACTTCAAAACAAGATTTAGCAATTAAAGAAATAATTGTAGAAAAACTATTTGGTTACTTTGATTATAGATTAACGAATACAAATACAGAGTCTATTGAAAATCAATTATTAATTCTGTATGGCGATAATGGTTCTGGTAAAACTACAATTCTAAAACTTATTTTTTACTTATTATCTTCAAAGGATAAAAGTGGTCACAAGTCAAAGATAGCCCAAACAAAATTTAAAAAATTTTCAGTAATTCTAAACTGTGGAATCGAAATTGGAGCATTAAGAACTGACGGAGATTTAGGGTCTTTTAATTATTATATAAAGAAAAAAACAAAAATATTATTTGAAGTTTATCTAAAAGCAAGCCAAGACTTATCAATTAAACTTGATGAGGACGCCCCAGAAAATGTTAAATTTAAATTAATGCTATCTTATTTAAGATCCTTAAATCTTTTGATTTTTTATTTGTCCGATGAAAGAAAAGCATTAGATAGTTTGACTTCAGTTGAGTTAGATGAAGACCAAATCTCTTCTGATGTTGAATATTATATTGCAAATGAAAGAGAAATTCAACGAAGAAGAAAAGGGATTAGATGA
- the htpG gene encoding molecular chaperone HtpG encodes MQTGKINVQTENIFPIIKKFLYSDHEIFLRELISNAVDATQKLRALSSMGNIKEDLGDLTIEVILDKEKGTLTVRDNGIGMTAEEVDKYINQIAFSGAEEFIKKYKGKSEADAAQLIGHFGLGFYSSFMVSSKVEIFTKTYKKGPGSKAVKWECDGSPEYTLTETEKAGRGTDIVLHIADDSKEFLEESRILGLLKKYCKFLPVPIRFGNEKTWEKVEGEKDEKGNDKYNEIEKPRFINNTNPAWKRKPVELTDEDYNSFYHELYPSTFEEPLFNIHLNVDYPFNLTGILYFPKVKRNIEVQKEKIQLYSNQVFVTDSVEGIVPDFLTLMHGVLDSPDIPLNVSRSYLQSDANVKKISNHIMKKVADKLEDIFKNNREEFEKKWDDIRVFIEYGIITEPKFYERAEKFCLFKNTSGKYFTFEEYKNHISAAQTDKDKKLVYLYTSDADEQHGFIDAATGRGYDVLMMDGPLDNHFINTLEQKFENSSFVRVDADVIDKLIKKEEALPSKLNEEEKNKLKPVFEDVAGKEQYTVVFESMSETEMPVQITRPEFMRRMKDMSMLGGASYMGNFPDSFNLVVNSNHPLIAKMNDEKDENSRKALARQLTDLAKLAQNLLKGEELTGFIKRSVEIIK; translated from the coding sequence ATGCAAACGGGAAAAATTAACGTTCAAACGGAAAACATTTTTCCGATCATTAAGAAATTCCTGTATTCCGATCACGAGATTTTCCTCAGGGAACTGATATCCAACGCCGTGGATGCCACGCAAAAACTAAGGGCATTGTCATCAATGGGTAATATTAAGGAAGATCTCGGCGATCTCACCATTGAAGTTATCCTTGATAAAGAAAAAGGCACCCTGACTGTCAGGGACAACGGAATCGGGATGACAGCCGAAGAGGTGGATAAATACATCAACCAGATCGCCTTCTCCGGCGCCGAAGAGTTCATCAAAAAGTACAAAGGAAAATCCGAAGCGGATGCCGCCCAGCTGATCGGCCATTTCGGGCTTGGGTTCTATTCTTCGTTTATGGTATCTTCGAAAGTAGAGATCTTTACCAAAACATACAAGAAAGGACCTGGTTCAAAAGCGGTTAAATGGGAGTGCGACGGCAGCCCTGAATATACCCTCACCGAAACCGAGAAAGCCGGCCGGGGCACCGATATTGTGCTGCACATTGCGGATGATTCCAAAGAATTCCTCGAAGAATCCAGGATTCTTGGGTTGCTTAAAAAATACTGCAAGTTCCTGCCCGTTCCGATCCGGTTTGGCAATGAGAAAACCTGGGAGAAAGTTGAAGGCGAAAAAGATGAGAAAGGCAACGACAAATACAATGAAATTGAGAAACCCAGGTTCATCAACAACACCAATCCTGCCTGGAAACGCAAGCCGGTTGAACTGACCGACGAAGACTACAACAGCTTTTACCACGAGCTTTACCCTTCCACCTTCGAAGAACCGCTTTTCAACATCCACCTGAATGTGGATTACCCCTTTAACCTCACCGGAATTCTCTATTTCCCGAAAGTAAAACGAAATATTGAAGTTCAGAAGGAGAAAATCCAGCTTTATTCCAACCAGGTGTTCGTCACCGATTCGGTGGAAGGCATTGTACCTGATTTCCTTACCCTGATGCACGGGGTGCTTGATTCACCGGATATCCCGCTGAATGTATCGCGCTCCTACCTGCAAAGTGACGCCAACGTGAAGAAGATATCCAACCACATCATGAAGAAGGTGGCAGACAAGCTGGAGGATATTTTCAAAAATAACCGCGAAGAATTCGAGAAAAAATGGGATGATATCAGGGTCTTTATCGAATACGGCATCATCACGGAGCCAAAATTCTATGAAAGGGCCGAGAAATTCTGCCTGTTCAAAAACACCAGCGGCAAATACTTTACGTTTGAAGAGTATAAGAACCATATCAGTGCCGCCCAGACCGACAAGGACAAGAAACTGGTCTATCTTTACACCTCCGACGCGGATGAACAGCATGGCTTTATCGATGCGGCCACCGGCAGGGGTTACGACGTGCTGATGATGGACGGCCCGCTTGACAACCACTTTATCAACACCCTGGAGCAGAAATTTGAAAACTCCTCGTTTGTCAGGGTAGATGCGGATGTGATTGACAAGCTTATCAAAAAGGAAGAGGCGTTGCCATCGAAGCTGAACGAAGAGGAGAAGAACAAGCTGAAGCCCGTTTTTGAGGATGTTGCCGGCAAAGAGCAATATACTGTGGTTTTCGAGAGCATGAGCGAAACCGAGATGCCGGTTCAGATCACACGCCCCGAATTTATGCGCAGGATGAAAGATATGTCGATGCTTGGCGGCGCGTCATATATGGGCAATTTCCCGGATTCGTTCAACCTGGTGGTCAACAGCAATCATCCGCTGATTGCGAAAATGAATGACGAAAAAGACGAAAACAGCCGCAAAGCCCTGGCCAGACAATTGACAGACCTGGCTAAACTAGCCCAGAATCTGCTGAAAGGCGAAGAGCTCACAGGCTTTATCAAAAGAAGTGTTGAAATCATCAAATAG
- a CDS encoding TPM domain-containing protein, which translates to MKLSRTKSCFLLLALIVFTFSVSAGIPEKPVPPRLVNDLAGLLSAEEVARLEQKLVEYNDSTSTQITVVTLKSLDGYDIDDLAQRIGQSWGAGQQQYDNGIVILIIPKVGNERGQAAIATGYGMEEIIPDAFARRIVDNEMIPFFRNNDYFGGINAGTDIIIDLASGRFKAEDYESKEGALAVIIPIVIIVLIIILLGRNSGNKRHNIGSSNLPFWILLSMLNNSGRSSGGSWGGGGGGGFGGGGGGGFGGFGGGGFGGGGASGSW; encoded by the coding sequence ATGAAATTATCCCGCACTAAAAGCTGCTTCTTACTGCTTGCGCTGATCGTTTTCACCTTCAGTGTTTCGGCCGGAATCCCTGAAAAGCCGGTACCTCCGAGGCTGGTGAACGACCTGGCCGGACTTCTCAGTGCAGAAGAGGTGGCACGGCTTGAGCAAAAACTCGTTGAATACAACGACAGCACCTCCACGCAGATTACCGTTGTTACGTTGAAAAGCCTCGACGGATACGACATCGACGACCTGGCGCAGCGCATCGGGCAATCCTGGGGCGCAGGCCAGCAGCAGTATGACAACGGGATTGTTATCCTCATAATACCAAAAGTCGGCAATGAGCGTGGACAGGCGGCCATCGCCACAGGATACGGGATGGAGGAGATTATCCCGGATGCCTTCGCCCGCAGGATTGTGGACAATGAAATGATCCCCTTTTTCAGAAATAACGATTATTTCGGCGGCATCAACGCCGGCACGGATATCATCATCGACCTGGCTTCGGGGCGGTTCAAGGCTGAAGATTACGAATCCAAAGAAGGCGCCCTGGCGGTGATCATCCCCATTGTGATCATTGTGCTGATTATCATCCTGCTGGGCAGGAATTCCGGCAATAAGCGCCACAACATCGGTTCTTCCAATCTGCCTTTCTGGATTCTGCTGTCGATGCTGAATAACAGCGGCAGAAGTTCCGGAGGCAGCTGGGGCGGTGGCGGCGGTGGCGGCTTCGGCGGAGGCGGAGGGGGCGGTTTCGGCGGCTTCGGCGGCGGCGGTTTCGGCGGCGGCGGCGCCAGCGGCAGTTGGTAG